One segment of Rhodopirellula baltica SH 1 DNA contains the following:
- a CDS encoding peptidase gives MSEVPHGMTGQFPASNQLAPSEMLPATREALRAFARRRATLQFCRGVAMGATVLIAGMILLALIDHFARPTTLPRILLSLLAYGVAGWVAYRNGIASAFQSSASEVAGSFEVAQTKLRGQVLSAVELSEVDHLNGSPDFRRKLQTHVANELSGIEVRHLLPWKLIQRATFVLFGLLVVIVSLGLIPTLELPRRFARVLLPIAPIQRASLTKIHLIQPNPPSAMVAEGDLVGVVAKIGRLGRSDVWLEIRDDSGEERLRMVRRSADDQSQTDSNESSLPTFSANLPVQQTPVDYRILAGDAETLWYTLTPQPRPRATSFEKEYQYPTHLKLPNEVLTEDHGDLTAFVGTKVTMKVNFDQPVRDAEMRFSSRGTGLALSPNPSNELQFEITVPISTPGSYRIDAIGSDTGLNNPFSPRYTIDPVIDRNPIAMWDHSTPRRQIVSPAAVLSLVGHLEDDVPMDHVIQQILLEGEGVTEIKKSLDSPSRIARVELEWDLACFDGREKPDVTLPSGSRLKTRLIAVDRSGHRGQSNWIDVFIARSDFDPHRHQDLIEHQELSRQITSWLEELNLIAKGMQTSMKEAIDSPDNPSFLLETDLTEQFQSLQTRWESISGFDGEQSTATPTKASPISIRKQLALLNNPVVIDQWAQLDSAANFALQQLSLHYQAWQQIGKQLPAKEFAPERKRLAGSHVGDVRSIGNLTSRSIDFTKAILAIDLAKGVSRDMATVENSARMLGDTAANVPLTRLPGQSELINQQLLQISQLLKSMEPDLPENVNGTHENIHRFIDDRTRMISDGRDRLKTSQDGSAEAPFRHTMRQLANDIESLRKQSLLNGNINNEIAAATKEFAAEPLGWAGQLRSLNRTGKQWLDQSKKSVSIEERGDSNDLTESKNLELFYADHFQRLRETIHQRLNQLELIEESRSDSQVTASADLELISRTLDAVFTEGFVSPENSNLDPVAFFDKVSKAILTLDAGNKLHRFEKQLQFVADRERYSVDLIDAMIQQPIRLKHIQVANEIPMAQIRHVGLDQEVGQQLQNTRWNQDATQARERLENRRWKTQPHVSAAIPVESILTTYRSTWEDLDPMMEEAREFLRDLTPSLSDQAREAAEEAEQQSEAIKEDQTDRPDSPEQVAADAELKFDGLKQQVGEIAEQLADRANNADYSKAEDAQVARDADQAIAAIEEQSEKVASQLRENQPEEASESLSDLSKTLEAIADHFEAVDSGEDTSATRETLNEMAPTSESISSMDNQFDAAESVAKANQMTPEQLLEQLEKKLPTDQPMQESLQDITEKTVRAAEQMIREAANEETSLRRNLERSDAEFSEQKRVARNELRSMSDRANAVRDHLLAMAEQASGWSNESATQQDIQQIRQQLSSATQKANEVQRDDALLEELRAANESLREVVKDAAKQTAKINEKAQKSQKNALHNNEQSRTKAARQLEAIQRRGKNQYLQSLQRANQQWNRDVEEAGRRIQQAQNQERNAQTSLDRAQEKLKKQPDDASAKEEVADKRAQVENARKAANAAKQTRELARQSEAEAKQRFEKARNRTVANLDAENPAAEMLSRVTQQATEELQDLANSLDSVQESLSMEDSLSSPESANKTLADQQERLQQSVAMAAEELRRAARHEERLGNTTSAENLNKVAKDIESVNEQPMSVAQESLQAGKAGQANEQLAEAAAQLQKTAETLAQQTTNASTDPNQSDGVFDGEPSSTQSQKLAKTLDELDRALNSPPPEMEDAQSDSGESKSSQSDSKNQSSDQSSDGQSSEGSPGQPQTDAPSSQQSGQSNSESSTSQPATSGQASSTLAEAAQQAIRNLAQQRQRQLQQIAQAGDPSQPSDQESSQQSSFQANNPATDFSQTQDNSLIDASDWNVTDGDWGELRERQTDEVIQDRKVRIPMTYRKAVQAYFEAVSAEAAKTTSSKESPSR, from the coding sequence ATGAGCGAAGTACCGCACGGAATGACGGGTCAATTCCCCGCGTCAAATCAGCTAGCTCCCAGTGAGATGCTGCCAGCGACTCGCGAAGCTCTGCGTGCATTCGCTCGACGGCGTGCCACGTTGCAATTTTGCCGCGGCGTCGCCATGGGCGCGACAGTGTTGATTGCTGGCATGATTCTTCTCGCTTTGATTGATCATTTCGCGAGACCGACGACATTGCCGCGAATCTTGCTCAGTCTGCTCGCGTATGGCGTCGCCGGATGGGTGGCCTATCGCAACGGGATCGCATCCGCTTTCCAAAGTTCAGCATCCGAAGTCGCGGGCAGTTTTGAGGTCGCTCAAACCAAACTGCGAGGCCAAGTTCTTTCTGCAGTTGAATTGAGCGAGGTCGATCATCTCAATGGATCCCCCGATTTCCGAAGAAAGCTTCAAACGCATGTCGCCAATGAATTGAGCGGAATCGAAGTCCGACATTTGCTGCCATGGAAACTGATCCAACGTGCCACTTTTGTGTTGTTCGGTTTATTAGTCGTGATCGTATCCTTGGGGTTGATCCCGACACTGGAATTGCCACGGCGGTTTGCACGCGTGCTGCTACCGATCGCACCCATCCAACGAGCGTCGCTGACGAAGATCCATTTGATTCAACCGAATCCACCTTCCGCGATGGTCGCCGAAGGAGACTTGGTTGGGGTGGTGGCGAAAATTGGACGTTTAGGACGCTCTGATGTCTGGCTAGAAATTCGCGATGATTCCGGTGAAGAGCGTCTTCGAATGGTCCGACGTTCAGCGGACGATCAATCGCAGACGGATTCGAATGAATCTTCACTTCCAACTTTTTCTGCCAATCTGCCGGTACAACAAACACCGGTCGACTATCGAATTTTGGCGGGTGATGCAGAGACCCTTTGGTACACGCTGACACCTCAACCTCGACCACGCGCGACGTCATTCGAAAAAGAATATCAGTACCCGACTCACCTGAAATTGCCGAACGAAGTTCTCACAGAAGACCACGGGGACCTGACTGCATTCGTCGGAACAAAAGTCACGATGAAGGTCAACTTTGACCAACCCGTTCGCGATGCCGAAATGCGTTTTTCTTCTCGGGGCACCGGGCTGGCATTGTCCCCGAACCCTTCAAACGAACTTCAGTTCGAGATCACGGTTCCAATCTCCACGCCGGGCAGTTATCGAATCGATGCGATCGGATCTGACACCGGCCTGAACAATCCATTCTCGCCACGTTACACGATTGATCCGGTGATCGACCGCAATCCGATCGCGATGTGGGACCACTCGACGCCACGCCGACAAATCGTTTCCCCGGCTGCCGTGCTGTCTTTGGTGGGACATCTCGAAGACGACGTGCCGATGGACCATGTTATTCAGCAAATCTTGTTGGAAGGCGAAGGAGTGACGGAAATCAAAAAGTCATTGGACTCCCCAAGCCGAATCGCTCGCGTGGAATTGGAATGGGACTTGGCGTGCTTTGATGGACGAGAAAAACCGGACGTGACGCTTCCATCTGGCAGCCGACTAAAAACGCGGCTCATTGCGGTGGATCGATCTGGGCATCGCGGTCAATCCAATTGGATCGACGTTTTCATTGCCCGTTCGGACTTTGACCCTCATCGGCACCAAGATCTGATCGAGCACCAAGAGCTCTCTCGGCAAATCACTTCCTGGCTGGAAGAACTGAACCTGATCGCGAAAGGCATGCAAACCAGCATGAAAGAAGCAATCGATTCGCCAGACAATCCTTCGTTTCTCCTCGAGACTGATCTCACGGAACAATTTCAATCATTGCAGACTCGATGGGAATCGATCTCGGGATTCGACGGAGAACAGAGCACCGCTACTCCCACCAAAGCATCACCAATTTCGATCCGCAAACAACTCGCATTGTTGAATAATCCTGTTGTGATCGATCAATGGGCTCAACTGGATTCCGCCGCGAACTTTGCTCTCCAACAACTATCGCTCCACTATCAAGCTTGGCAACAAATTGGCAAACAGTTGCCCGCAAAAGAATTCGCTCCTGAGCGTAAACGACTCGCCGGATCACATGTTGGTGATGTGCGATCGATTGGCAATCTGACCTCACGCTCGATCGATTTCACCAAAGCAATCCTGGCGATTGATTTGGCGAAGGGAGTGTCGAGGGACATGGCGACGGTTGAGAACAGCGCAAGGATGCTCGGTGATACCGCTGCAAACGTTCCGCTCACCAGACTGCCTGGACAAAGTGAGCTAATCAACCAGCAATTGCTACAGATCAGCCAATTGCTGAAGTCGATGGAACCAGATCTTCCCGAGAATGTGAACGGGACGCATGAGAACATTCATCGATTCATCGACGACCGTACTCGAATGATCTCAGACGGTCGTGATCGACTCAAAACTTCTCAGGATGGCAGCGCCGAGGCTCCATTCCGCCACACCATGCGTCAGTTAGCGAATGATATTGAATCGCTACGAAAACAAAGTTTGCTCAATGGGAACATCAACAACGAAATCGCTGCGGCGACAAAGGAGTTCGCCGCCGAACCGTTGGGATGGGCCGGACAATTGCGTTCGCTGAATCGCACCGGAAAACAATGGCTCGACCAAAGCAAAAAGAGCGTCTCGATCGAGGAGCGAGGCGATTCAAACGACCTGACCGAATCGAAAAACCTCGAACTATTTTACGCCGATCATTTCCAAAGATTACGCGAAACGATTCATCAACGACTCAATCAATTGGAGCTTATCGAAGAATCAAGAAGTGACTCTCAAGTGACCGCGAGCGCCGATCTCGAACTCATCTCTCGCACGTTGGACGCGGTCTTCACCGAGGGATTCGTCTCGCCGGAAAACTCAAACCTTGATCCAGTGGCTTTCTTTGACAAAGTCTCCAAGGCCATCTTGACCTTGGACGCTGGAAACAAGCTGCATCGATTCGAAAAGCAATTGCAGTTTGTGGCTGACCGAGAGCGTTATTCAGTCGATTTGATCGACGCGATGATTCAACAACCGATTCGCTTGAAACACATTCAAGTCGCCAATGAAATCCCGATGGCACAAATCCGTCACGTGGGTCTGGACCAAGAAGTAGGGCAACAGCTTCAGAACACACGCTGGAATCAAGATGCGACCCAGGCTCGTGAACGTTTGGAGAACCGACGTTGGAAAACCCAACCACACGTGTCGGCCGCCATTCCCGTCGAATCCATTTTGACGACCTATCGATCCACTTGGGAAGATCTCGATCCGATGATGGAAGAGGCTCGCGAATTCCTGCGAGACCTGACGCCGAGCCTGTCGGATCAAGCACGCGAGGCAGCCGAGGAAGCCGAACAACAAAGCGAGGCGATCAAAGAAGACCAAACCGATCGTCCGGATTCGCCTGAGCAAGTCGCCGCCGATGCGGAACTCAAATTTGATGGTTTAAAGCAACAAGTCGGCGAGATCGCTGAACAACTCGCCGACCGAGCGAACAACGCTGACTATTCAAAAGCAGAAGATGCACAGGTCGCTCGCGACGCGGACCAAGCCATAGCCGCTATCGAAGAACAATCCGAGAAAGTTGCCAGCCAGCTTCGTGAAAACCAACCCGAGGAAGCGAGCGAATCGCTGAGCGATCTATCCAAAACGCTCGAAGCGATCGCAGACCATTTCGAGGCAGTCGACTCAGGCGAAGACACCTCCGCGACTCGAGAAACTCTCAACGAGATGGCTCCGACTTCCGAGTCAATCTCATCCATGGACAACCAGTTCGACGCTGCGGAATCGGTCGCGAAGGCCAATCAAATGACTCCGGAGCAATTGCTCGAGCAACTCGAAAAGAAACTACCAACCGACCAACCGATGCAAGAATCATTGCAGGACATCACAGAAAAAACGGTTCGGGCCGCAGAGCAAATGATTCGCGAGGCGGCGAACGAAGAGACCAGCTTGCGCCGCAATTTGGAACGGTCAGACGCGGAGTTCTCTGAGCAGAAGCGGGTCGCTCGAAATGAATTGCGTTCGATGTCTGATCGTGCAAACGCGGTCCGTGATCACTTGCTTGCAATGGCGGAGCAGGCCAGCGGTTGGTCGAACGAGAGTGCGACTCAACAAGACATCCAACAAATTCGCCAGCAACTGTCGTCGGCGACTCAGAAAGCCAATGAAGTTCAGCGTGACGATGCATTGCTAGAAGAACTGCGGGCGGCGAACGAGTCACTTCGCGAAGTAGTGAAAGACGCGGCAAAACAGACGGCCAAAATCAACGAAAAGGCACAAAAGTCGCAGAAGAACGCGTTGCACAACAACGAACAATCGCGAACAAAGGCCGCTCGGCAGTTGGAGGCGATCCAGCGGCGTGGCAAAAACCAATACCTGCAATCACTGCAAAGGGCCAACCAGCAGTGGAACCGCGATGTGGAAGAGGCCGGACGCCGCATTCAACAGGCGCAGAACCAGGAACGCAACGCTCAAACCAGTTTGGATCGGGCGCAAGAAAAGCTGAAGAAGCAACCCGATGACGCGTCGGCGAAGGAGGAGGTGGCGGACAAACGAGCTCAGGTTGAAAATGCCCGAAAGGCTGCCAATGCAGCCAAGCAAACTCGTGAGTTGGCTCGTCAATCAGAAGCTGAGGCCAAACAGCGATTCGAAAAAGCACGCAACCGAACCGTCGCCAACTTGGACGCCGAAAACCCAGCGGCCGAAATGCTCTCGCGAGTCACTCAACAAGCAACCGAAGAGCTTCAAGATCTGGCCAACTCACTCGATTCCGTTCAAGAATCGCTCTCCATGGAAGACTCATTGAGTTCACCCGAATCAGCCAACAAAACCTTGGCTGACCAACAGGAGCGTCTTCAACAGTCAGTCGCGATGGCGGCGGAAGAACTTCGGCGAGCAGCACGGCACGAAGAGCGACTCGGCAACACCACGTCGGCCGAAAACCTGAACAAAGTTGCAAAAGACATTGAGTCGGTCAATGAACAACCGATGAGCGTTGCACAAGAATCGCTGCAAGCTGGGAAAGCCGGACAAGCGAACGAACAACTCGCCGAAGCTGCCGCTCAACTGCAGAAGACAGCCGAAACTCTCGCACAGCAAACCACCAATGCATCAACCGATCCAAACCAATCCGACGGTGTATTCGATGGCGAACCTTCGTCGACCCAAAGTCAAAAACTGGCCAAAACGTTAGACGAATTGGATCGTGCCCTGAATTCGCCACCGCCTGAGATGGAAGACGCCCAATCGGATTCAGGCGAATCAAAATCGTCGCAATCAGATTCTAAGAACCAATCGTCGGATCAATCCTCCGATGGCCAATCCTCAGAAGGTTCGCCCGGACAGCCACAGACGGATGCTCCGTCCAGCCAACAAAGCGGCCAGTCAAACTCCGAATCGAGTACAAGCCAACCCGCAACTTCCGGGCAAGCTTCTTCAACTCTTGCCGAAGCTGCTCAACAAGCCATCCGCAATTTGGCTCAGCAAAGACAACGGCAACTACAGCAGATCGCGCAGGCGGGCGATCCATCTCAGCCGTCCGACCAAGAATCGTCTCAACAAAGCAGTTTCCAAGCGAACAACCCCGCGACTGACTTCTCGCAGACACAAGACAATTCGTTGATTGACGCGAGCGATTGGAACGTCACCGACGGAGACTGGGGCGAACTGCGTGAACGCCAGACCGATGAAGTCATACAAGATCGCAAGGTTCGCATCCCGATGACGTATCGCAAAGCGGTCCAGGCCTACTTTGAAGCGGTCTCCGCCGAAGCGGCCAAGACCACCTCTTCTAAAGAATCCCCGAGCAGGTGA
- a CDS encoding prenyltransferase/squalene oxidase repeat-containing protein, giving the protein MIVMHSTKRNHLDRRAWLNHALAGTGFACASLLGSSTPSFGKKAHAGEDLTDLYVDDAIDQSVNQGVKFLLRLQKEDGSIADRGTATAMTSLVIMALASVGTIPEPGTPEGRAMSRAIEFVLQPRNQTKGYFGHHDGSRMYGHGITTLMLTEILGMGATIDQNARIHDALVQAIQVILKSQAVRKPQRLQGGWRYKPDSKDSDLSVSVWQVMALRSAKNDGLDVPAEAIDFAVEYLQESYTSPLDEKGQPREKVGGFAYTPGTHHPAFTMTAAGLLAMQTCGRYDSPLVAGSAAWLLEHPPRTNERFFFYGMYYYAQGMHQVGGEAAETAAKLVPELLLRLQADNGSWVSHQGEERNVGVAYATSLAILSLSVRYHYLPIYQR; this is encoded by the coding sequence GTGATCGTCATGCATTCCACCAAACGCAATCATCTGGACCGCAGGGCTTGGCTGAACCACGCACTGGCAGGCACCGGCTTCGCGTGTGCGAGCCTGCTCGGATCAAGTACGCCGTCATTCGGCAAGAAGGCTCACGCCGGCGAAGACCTGACAGATCTCTATGTTGATGACGCGATTGACCAATCCGTGAACCAAGGCGTCAAGTTCTTGCTGCGACTGCAGAAAGAAGATGGTTCCATCGCAGACCGCGGCACCGCAACTGCGATGACATCGCTTGTCATCATGGCATTGGCTTCGGTTGGAACCATTCCCGAACCGGGGACACCGGAGGGACGAGCGATGAGCCGTGCGATTGAATTCGTCCTTCAACCTCGCAATCAAACGAAAGGCTACTTCGGTCATCACGATGGATCGCGAATGTACGGGCACGGCATCACCACTCTGATGTTGACTGAGATTTTAGGGATGGGTGCGACCATTGACCAAAATGCACGCATTCACGATGCGCTCGTGCAAGCCATTCAGGTCATTTTGAAGTCACAAGCCGTTCGCAAACCACAACGTCTTCAGGGCGGTTGGCGATACAAACCCGACTCCAAAGATTCGGATCTGTCGGTTTCGGTGTGGCAAGTGATGGCATTGCGATCAGCGAAGAATGACGGTTTGGATGTCCCCGCGGAGGCCATCGATTTCGCGGTGGAATACTTGCAAGAATCCTACACGTCACCGCTCGACGAAAAAGGACAACCTCGTGAGAAGGTTGGTGGCTTTGCCTACACACCTGGAACCCATCACCCCGCATTCACGATGACTGCGGCTGGGTTGCTGGCGATGCAGACCTGCGGTCGCTATGACTCGCCGCTGGTGGCAGGCTCCGCCGCGTGGTTGCTGGAACACCCTCCACGGACGAACGAACGATTCTTTTTCTATGGAATGTATTACTACGCACAAGGCATGCACCAAGTCGGCGGAGAAGCCGCGGAAACGGCGGCGAAACTGGTGCCGGAATTGCTATTGAGACTGCAAGCGGACAACGGGTCGTGGGTCAGCCACCAAGGTGAAGAACGCAATGTCGGCGTTGCCTATGCGACCTCATTGGCCATCCTCAGCCTCAGTGTTCGCTATCATTACCTACCGATCTATCAACGTTGA
- a CDS encoding DUF1559 domain-containing protein, producing MVPSAQKHCRRYHCVFARGFTLVELLVVIAIIGVLVGLLLPAVQAAREAMRRASCQNNLHQIGLALHNYHAAHNKFPPGAIEVRPQFPNGKQLAWSAFVLPFMEQSGLHEQIDFRLAFDAPENEPAAATVLPAFLCPSTPRSDGLMQGRGASDYGGIYGQRIIGRNDPPNGMMLHDRALAMRDVLDGSSHTVIVSEDAAFPDGQWINGRNLFDQAFPINKAPKFENDMRSFHVGGVMILRTDSSVAFLTEQLDLQILAALCTRAGHDDATL from the coding sequence ATGGTCCCGTCCGCTCAAAAGCATTGCCGCCGCTATCACTGCGTTTTCGCACGTGGCTTCACCTTGGTCGAATTGTTGGTTGTGATCGCAATCATCGGCGTCTTGGTTGGGTTGTTGCTTCCCGCGGTTCAAGCGGCTCGCGAAGCCATGCGACGCGCGTCCTGCCAAAACAACTTGCATCAGATTGGTTTGGCTCTGCACAACTACCATGCGGCGCACAATAAGTTTCCGCCCGGCGCTATCGAGGTACGACCTCAATTCCCGAACGGAAAACAATTGGCATGGTCCGCGTTCGTGTTGCCATTCATGGAACAGTCGGGTCTGCATGAGCAAATAGATTTCCGATTAGCGTTTGATGCGCCGGAAAATGAACCCGCCGCAGCAACCGTTTTGCCAGCCTTCCTTTGCCCAAGCACGCCCCGCTCCGACGGATTGATGCAGGGACGTGGTGCCTCCGATTACGGCGGTATCTACGGCCAACGCATCATAGGCCGCAATGATCCTCCCAACGGAATGATGCTTCACGACCGGGCTCTCGCGATGCGAGACGTCTTGGACGGAAGCTCACATACCGTGATCGTTTCAGAAGACGCAGCCTTTCCAGATGGGCAATGGATCAATGGACGCAACTTGTTTGACCAAGCGTTCCCGATCAACAAAGCCCCCAAATTTGAAAACGATATGCGTAGCTTTCACGTCGGCGGCGTGATGATCCTCCGCACGGATAGTTCGGTCGCGTTTCTGACTGAACAACTTGATCTGCAAATCCTGGCTGCGCTCTGCACGCGAGC